From a single Sorghum bicolor cultivar BTx623 chromosome 5, Sorghum_bicolor_NCBIv3, whole genome shotgun sequence genomic region:
- the LOC8073651 gene encoding FHA domain-containing protein PS1 → MAAAAADGDAPIAAFAVAKGGVVLKHIFLNAPPPEAATTRGRGAEDSEDEEEDPPVMVGRHPDCHVLVDHPSVSRFHLELRCRRRQRLITVTDLCSVHGTWVSGRRIPPNTPVDLATGDTLRLGASKREYRLLWLSLREAFEMDDLMYMPSLPEEDKEEREPHAYKEPNSQLVPGHRDSVGMETHQDTSEQIVSEDITFPAKVAPSAPPLSDFVHPFLAEEPSLSQFHEKIDGVTEEKLVEKNQFSESFGSLIIQEMPGTLTNAGKSIHSDKKDASNKMSKRSKLRSVKSLCVDTGRSRDRSSTLIHSIRKGDQNEILVCSQSCGTECTACIALFGISEVERAEEKEELIAEDKVDMNPPASMIMEGTMKERKPENYIPQDPVDAKLQKKVGLLDSALPLHFKDDAFTDKEIPEWNGATIDTESVLVSENLIMPEMKHDGLNHLNLEGDLSENENMDPNNVAEGPGNCNLEGTICGNLFDNLDTEGIEEDEEICPMDKDEITPNVSGNIIMERSHIGLKPTISQQLMDSISPLNLDHDDFSENENSKLYTGDQMKSNEPVSENLNPLMPISHLEFKDDILLDMENSVPALEKSEAMAVRQENLFSEKENVTPASKVKTNVRRVLGTRMDNSMSAAADSNKKKVLGSRVDNSVSTENSSNKKQCSELSSKSEKFHTVDFDVFYSDKENLTPIASGGMKARKCFPNDLSVDLDQDQEAFCSDKENLTPLSSAARKTRDMSENRARVESAITKKRVADRLPFQTLLSNSPLRPASSHDCTCAVAGPTDITAGDLVIKLEDKFNNLSCNNQESGSAGQGMKTWTMVANTDSLLDDESRKAIMLLKGLKGTRLFIPRIVIRELDSMKQREGLFRRSTKATTILQWIEECMATESWWIHVQSSADMFPVAAPTPPATPSAQRIDEEMEISSSSSTFNPMASFFSPRSSPALADIVSPRPEDRVLDCAILVSRLRRSGEKVVVLSHSVSLKIKAMAEGLPCEGAKEFRESLMDPSSRRFMWAASAPRGAACSCLDASALAENYYNSHHHAMKRSGVVPAAAARPAQAAKGLKLILRHNSLYAQATTETPPLLASALASV, encoded by the exons atggcggcggcggcggcggacggggACGCCCCGATCGCGGCGTTCGCGGTGGCCAAGGGCGGCGTCGTGCTCAAGCACATCTTCCTCAACGCGCCCCCGCCGGAGGCGGCGACGACGCGTGGACGAGGGGCGGAGGACagcgaggacgaggaggaggacccGCCGGTGATGGTGGGGCGGCACCCCGACTGCCACGTGCTCGTCGACCACCCCAGCGTCAGCCGCTTCCACCTCGAGCTACGGTGCCGACGTCGACAGAGGCTCATCACCGTAACCGACCTCTGCTCCG TGCACGGGACATGGGTGTCGGGGCGACGGATCCCACCCAATACTCCGGTGGATCTGGCCACCGGTGACACGCTGCGCCTCGGGGCCTCTAAGAGGGAGTATAGGCTGCTCTGGCTATCGCTACGTGAGGCATTTGAGATGGACGATCTGATGTATATGCCATCGCTGCCTGAGGAGGACAAAGAGGAGCGGGAGCCTCATGCTTATAAG GAACCTAACAGCCAGTTAGTGCCTGGGCACAGGGATTCAGTGGGCATGGAGACCCATCAG GATACAAGTGAACAAATTGTGTCAGAAGACATTACATTTCCAGCCAAAGTGGCTCCCTCAGCACCTCCATTGTCTGACTTTGTTCATCCCTTTTTGGCGGAAGAGCCTTCACTTTCCCAATTTCATGAGAAAATAGATGGAGTGACAGAGGAAAAGTTGGTTGAGAAGAATCAATTTTCAGAATCTTTTGGTTCATTGATCATACAGGAAATGCCAGGCACACTGACAAATGCTGGAAAATCAATCCATTCAGACAAGAAGGATGCCTCAAACAAAATGTCCAAGAGGTCTAAGTTGAGGTCAGTCAAATCACTTTGTGTTGACACAGGCAGGAGCAGGGATAGAAGCAGCACTCTGATCCATAGCATTCGGAAgggagaccaaaatgagatcctTGTATGTTCTCAGAGCTGTGGAACAGAATGCACTGCATGTATAGCTTTATTTGGTATTTCTGAAGTTGAAAGAGCTGAAGAAAAGGAAGAGTTGATTGCTGAAGATAAGGTTGACATGAATCCCCCAGCCAGCATGATCATGGAGGGAACTATGAAAGAGAGAAAACCTGAGAATTATATCCCACAAGATCCAGTTGATGCAAAGCTGCAGAAGAAAGTAGGCTTGTTAGATTCTGCTCTCCCTTTGCATTTCAAAGATGATGCATTCACTGACAAAGAAATTCCAGAATGGAACGGTGCTACTATTGATACAGAATCTGTGCTTGTTTCAGAAAATCTTATAATGCCAGAAATGAAGCACGATGGTTTGAACCATCTTAACTTGGAGGGAGATCTCTCAGAAAACGAAAATATGGACCCAAATAACGTTGCTGAGGGACCTGGGAACTGTAATCTTGAAGGCACCATTTGTGGGAATCTATTTGACAATTTGGATACTGAaggaattgaagaagatgaagagaTCTGCCCAATGGACAAGGATGAAATCACGCCAAATGTATCAGGTAACATAATAATGGAGAGGAGCCATATAGGTCTGAAGCCTACCATTTCCCAACAGTTGATGGATTCCATTTCCCCTCTCAATTTAGATCATGATGACTTTTCTGAAAATGAGAACTCCAAGCTGTACACTGGAGATCAGATGAAATCAAATGAACCTGTCTCTGAGAATCTTAACCCATTAATGCCCATTTCACATCTGGAATTCAAAGATGACATCCTTCTGGATATGGAAAACTCAGTGCCGGCTCTGGAAAAGTCTGAGGCTATGGCGGTGAGGCAGGAAAATCTCTTCTCAGAAAAGGAGAATGTGACTCCAGCCTCTAAGGTCAAGACCAATGTTAGGAGAGTTCTTGGTACAAGGATGGATAATTCAATGTCAGCAGCAGCTGATTCAAATAAGAAAAAAGTTCTTGGGTCGAGAGTGGATAATTCAGTGTCAACAGAGAATAGTTCAAATAAGAAGCAATGCAGTGAATTATCATCAAAGTCTGAAAAATTCCATACAGTAGATTTTGATGTTTTCTATTCAGATAAGGAGAATTTGACCCCTATAGCTTCAGGAGGCATGAAAGCAAGGAAGTGTTTTCCCAATGACCTCTCAGTCGACTTAGATCAAGATCAGGAAGCATTCTGCTCAGACAAGGAGAACTTGACACCACTATCTTCTGCAGCTCGGAAAACAAGGGATATGTCTGAAAACCGTGCACGTGTTGAAAGTGCAATCACGAAGAAAAGGGTTGCTGATAGGCTGCCCTTCCAGACTCTTCTGTCAAATTCTCCTTTGAGACCTGCTAGCTCGCATGATTGTACCTGTGCTGTTGCTGGGCCAACTGACATTACTGCTGGTGACTTGGTGATCAAGTTGGAAGATAAATTTAACAATCTTTCA TGTAATAACCAAGAATCAGGTAGTGCTGGACAAGGTATGAAAACCTGGACCATGGTGGCTAATACAGACAGTCTTCTTGATGACGAATCCAGGAAGGCTATCATGCTGTTGAAAGGCCTAAAAGGAACTCGTCTGTTCATACCAAGGATTG TGATCAGGGAGCTGGATTCCATGAAGCAGCGGGAAGGTCTGTTCAGGCGATCAACAAAGGCGACCACCATCCTGCAATGGATCGAGGAGTGCATGGCGACGGAGAGCTGGTGGATCCACGTCCAGAGCTCGGCCGACATGTTCCCGGTAGCGGCACCAACCCCGCCCGCGACCCCTTCGGCGCAGCGCATCGACGAGGAGATGGAGATCAGCTCCAGCAGCTCCACCTTCAACCCGATGGCGTCCTTCTTCTCCCCGCGAAGCTCCCCCGCGCTCGCGGACATCGTCTCTCCCAGGCCCGAGGACCGCGTCCTCGACTGCGCCATCCTGGTCAGCAGGCTCCGGCGGAGCGGCGAGAAGGTCGTCGTCCTGTCCCACAGCGTCTCGCTCAAGATCAAAGCCATGGCAGAG GGATTGCCATGCGAGGGGGCGAAGGAGTTCCGGGAGTCGTTGATGGACCCGTCGTCGAGGCGGTTCATGTGGGCGGCCAGCGCGCCGCGGGGTGCGGCGTGCTCGTGCCTGGACGCGTCGGCGCTGGCGGAGAACTACTACAACAGCCACCACCACGCCATGAAGCGGAGCGGGGtggtcccggcggcggcggcgaggcccgCCCAGGCCGCCAAGGGCCTCAAGCTCATCCTGCGTCACAACTCCCTGTACGCGCAGGCCACCACGGAGACGCCGCCGCTGCTGGCATCGGCGCTGGCCTCGGTGTGA